From one Anopheles cruzii chromosome 3, idAnoCruzAS_RS32_06, whole genome shotgun sequence genomic stretch:
- the LOC128272327 gene encoding leucine carboxyl methyltransferase 1, translating to MEPQSFHPCDEAVMSTNDDASNSKRSAVKLGYWKDDYIAYFMRNPDRKAPEINRGYYARVKGIEMCIEKFFKKTGDKCQIINLGCGFDTLNWRLREAGHMVTNFVELDFPTVTSRKCYQIKRNKVLLEKIHVEDGEVRLSSTDLHSSNYHIVGVDLRNIDEVALKLQQSEIDYNVPTIFLAECVLVYIEPQNSSNLLKWFASNFKTAAFVNYEQVNMNDRFGEVMLNNLRQRGCSLAGVDACVSLETQISRFLQCNWHGARAWDMVQIYNSIPASERARTERIEMLDEGELLMQLFQHYCISIAWIGDLFQDIEITVEKQLSSLNID from the exons ATGGAGCCTCAAAGTTTTCATCCATGCGACGAAGCCGTCATGTCGACGAACGACGATGCgagcaacagcaaacgatcggcGGTGAAGCTGGGCTACTGGAAGGACGATTACATTGCGTACTTTATGCGCAACCCGGATCGCAAGGCGCCAGAAATAAACCGCGGCTACTATGCCCGCGTCAAGGGTATCGAGATGTGCATCGAGAAATTTTTCAAG AAAACGGGAGACAAATGTCAAATCATCAATCTAGGATGCGGGTTCGATACACTCAACTGGCGGCTGCGGGAAGCAGGCCATATGGTGACCAACTTTGTCGAGCTCGACTTCCCGACCGTAACGTCCCGAAAGTGTTACCAAATCAAGCGGAATAAAGTGCTGCTCGAAAAAATCCACGTCGAAG ACGGTGAGGTGCGCCTGAGTTCGACCGATCTCCATTCGTCGAACTATCACATCGTCGGCGTGGACCTACGGAACATCGACGAGGTAGCGCTGAAGTTGCAGCAATCGGAAATCGACTACAATGTGCCAACCATCTTCCTGGCCGAGTGTGTGCTCGTTTACATCGAGCCCCAGAACAGCAGCAATCTGCTGAAATGGTTCGCTTCCAACTTCAAAACGGCGGCCTTCGTCAACTACGAGCAGGTCAATATGAACGATCGGTTCGGTGAGGTAATGCTCAACAATCTACGACAACGCGGTTGCAGCTTAGCCGGGGTCGATGCTTGTGTGTCGCTCGAAACACAGATTTCTAG ATTTCTACAGTGCAACTGGCACGGGGCCAGAGCGTGGGACATGGTGCAGATTTACAACAGCATACCGGCCTCGGAGCGGGCTCGCACCGAACGCATAGAGATGCTCGATGAGGGTGAGCTTTTGATGCAACTGTTCCAGCACTACTGCATCTCGATCGCCTGGATCGGCGACTTATTTCAGGACATAGAAATAAC TGTTGAAAAGCAACTGTCGTCTCTTAACATAGATTAA